Proteins from a single region of Platichthys flesus chromosome 16, fPlaFle2.1, whole genome shotgun sequence:
- the zgc:55558 gene encoding GTPase KRas, translating into MTEYKLVVVGAGGVGKSALTIQLIQNHFVDEYDPTIEDSYRKQVVIDGETCLLDILDTAGQEEYSAMRDQYMRTGEGFLCVFAINNIKSFEDVHLYREQINRVKDSDSVPMVLVGNKSDLGTRNVESRQAQELARSYGVPFVETSAKTRQGVEEAFYSLVREIRKYKETNRSNKKSKKNTQKRRCLIL; encoded by the exons ATGACCGAGTACaagctggtggtggtgggggctgGAGGTGTGGGGAAGAGCGCTCTCACCATCCAGCTCATCCAGAACCACTTCGTGGACGAGTACGATCCAACCATCGAG GACTCGTACAGAAAACAGGTGGTGATTGACGGAGAGACGTGTCTGCTGGACATCCTGGACACGGCAGGTCAGGAGGAGTACAGCGCCATGAGGGATCAGTACATGAGGACAGGAGAGGGCTTCCTCTGCGTGTTCGCCATCAACAACATCAAGTCCTTCGAGGACGTTCACCTGTACAG agAGCAGATCAACCGGGTGAAGGACAGTGACAGCGTCCCCATGGTGCTGGTTGGGAACAAGAGCGACCTGGGCACCCGCAATGTGGAGTCGCGACAGGCGCAGGAGCTGGCACGCAGCTATGGCGTGCCGTTTGTGGAGACCTCTGCCAAAACCAGACAG ggTGTGGAGGAGGCATTCTATTCACTGGTACGGGAGATTAGAAAATACAAGGAGACCAACCGCAGCAACAAGAAGAGCAAGAAGAACACTCAGAAGAGACGTTGTTTGATACTATAG